Proteins co-encoded in one Paraburkholderia edwinii genomic window:
- a CDS encoding branched-chain amino acid ABC transporter substrate-binding protein, producing MSLCKKLKPFALLLGAVLAIATSAAFADELTVKIGSAAPLTGQNAGYGKDLQNGIRLAIDEANAQKIKIGDKVATFVLVSEDDQADPRVGVQAAQKLVDANVAVVVGHFNSGTTIPASQVYETAGIPMIDPAATNPTITNRGFANTFMVISTDAQNAGNAGTYAVKTTKAKRIAIIDDRTAFGQGEADEFEKAVKAAGGNIVAREYTDNHAVDFSTQLTKIKSTNADLIFFGGLDTQAAAIAKKMKQLGMNAQLLGGGGVEDPEFIKLAGDAAEGAMAWEYGRPLAQLPGGKDFSQKFKAKFGEDILSYAPFGYDGTWAAIKAMQAAGSASPSVYRPKLKSISFEGVTGTIAFDSTGALKNAASTLYQVKNGVWVPVVTKTGT from the coding sequence ATGAGCTTGTGCAAAAAACTAAAGCCGTTTGCGCTGTTGCTGGGAGCCGTGCTTGCCATCGCCACGTCCGCCGCGTTTGCGGACGAACTGACCGTGAAGATCGGTTCGGCCGCACCGCTGACCGGCCAGAACGCCGGTTACGGCAAGGATCTGCAAAACGGCATACGCCTCGCGATCGACGAAGCGAACGCACAGAAGATCAAGATCGGCGACAAGGTGGCGACCTTCGTGCTCGTTTCCGAGGACGACCAGGCGGACCCGCGCGTCGGCGTGCAAGCCGCGCAGAAGCTCGTCGATGCGAACGTCGCCGTGGTGGTTGGCCACTTCAATTCGGGCACGACGATTCCGGCGTCGCAGGTCTACGAAACGGCGGGTATCCCGATGATCGACCCGGCCGCGACGAATCCGACGATCACGAACCGCGGCTTTGCAAACACGTTTATGGTGATCTCGACCGACGCGCAGAACGCCGGCAACGCGGGCACGTACGCGGTCAAGACGACCAAAGCGAAGCGCATCGCGATCATCGACGACCGCACGGCCTTTGGCCAGGGCGAAGCCGACGAATTCGAAAAGGCCGTCAAAGCGGCCGGCGGCAATATCGTCGCGCGCGAGTACACGGACAATCACGCGGTCGATTTCAGCACGCAGCTCACCAAGATCAAGTCGACCAACGCCGATCTGATTTTCTTCGGCGGCCTCGATACGCAGGCGGCCGCGATCGCGAAGAAGATGAAACAGCTCGGCATGAACGCGCAGTTGCTCGGCGGCGGCGGCGTGGAAGATCCCGAGTTCATCAAGCTTGCCGGCGACGCGGCCGAAGGCGCGATGGCCTGGGAATACGGCCGGCCGCTCGCGCAGCTGCCGGGCGGCAAGGACTTTTCGCAGAAGTTCAAGGCGAAGTTCGGCGAAGACATTTTGTCGTATGCGCCGTTCGGCTATGACGGAACGTGGGCCGCGATCAAGGCGATGCAGGCGGCCGGCTCGGCGAGCCCATCGGTGTACCGCCCGAAGCTCAAAAGCATCAGCTTCGAAGGCGTGACCGGCACGATTGCGTTCGACAGCACCGGCGCGTTGAAGAATGCCGCTTCGACGCTGTATCAGGTGAAGAACGGCGTGTGGGTGCCGGTGGTGACGAAGACCGGCACGTAA
- a CDS encoding alpha/beta fold hydrolase: MGGVCALAIAFAPATYAAESAGTAPQAASASASAAADNAGPAYGPELEGFDYPFPVRQFNFMSQGESLHMAYMDVPPADPAHANGRTAVLLHGKNFCGATWVETIHRLSDAGYRVIAPDQIGFCKSSKPERYQFTFQQLARNTHDLLESIGVTRATMIGHSTGGMLAIRYALMYPDATQQLVLVDPIGLEDWKAKGVPSLSVDQWYARELNTTADRIRRYEQATYYAGQWRDSYEPWVQMLAGMYRGPGKQLVAWNSALLYDMIYTQPVCYEFGLLKVPTLLMIGDKDTTAIGKDAAPPEMRAKLGHYPELGKAAARAIPHATLVEFPTLGHTPQLQDPAAFHKALLDGMAAVQGAK, translated from the coding sequence ATGGGCGGCGTCTGTGCGCTGGCGATCGCGTTTGCGCCAGCGACTTATGCGGCCGAGAGTGCGGGCACCGCGCCCCAGGCGGCATCCGCATCGGCTTCGGCGGCCGCCGACAACGCCGGACCCGCTTACGGTCCGGAACTCGAAGGCTTCGATTACCCGTTCCCGGTGCGACAGTTCAATTTCATGTCGCAAGGCGAATCCTTGCATATGGCCTATATGGACGTGCCCCCAGCCGACCCCGCGCATGCGAACGGCCGCACCGCGGTGCTGCTGCACGGCAAGAATTTTTGCGGCGCGACATGGGTCGAGACGATCCATCGGCTAAGCGACGCCGGCTATCGCGTGATCGCGCCGGACCAGATCGGCTTCTGTAAATCGAGCAAGCCCGAGCGTTACCAGTTCACCTTCCAGCAGCTCGCGCGCAACACACACGATCTGCTCGAATCGATCGGCGTCACGCGCGCGACGATGATCGGCCACTCGACCGGCGGCATGCTCGCGATCCGCTATGCGCTGATGTACCCGGACGCGACCCAGCAACTCGTGCTGGTCGACCCGATCGGCCTCGAGGACTGGAAGGCGAAGGGCGTGCCGTCGCTATCGGTGGACCAGTGGTATGCGCGTGAACTCAATACCACGGCAGACCGCATTCGCCGTTACGAGCAGGCCACGTATTACGCGGGCCAATGGCGCGATTCCTATGAGCCGTGGGTGCAGATGCTCGCGGGCATGTATCGCGGACCGGGCAAGCAACTCGTTGCATGGAATTCCGCGCTGCTCTACGACATGATTTACACGCAGCCGGTCTGCTATGAGTTCGGGCTGCTGAAAGTGCCGACGCTGCTGATGATCGGCGACAAGGACACCACCGCGATCGGCAAGGACGCCGCGCCGCCTGAGATGCGTGCAAAGCTCGGTCACTATCCGGAGCTCGGCAAGGCCGCGGCGCGCGCGATTCCGCATGCGACGCTCGTCGAATTTCCGACGCTCGGTCATACGCC
- a CDS encoding alpha/beta fold hydrolase yields the protein MSAKPQSRVLRLFLFACAALAMQHAQGQAAQPQGEPQPRWQTLPPTPAPVAGEQTGRAEINGIRLYYATIGRGAPVILLHGGLSNSDYLGNQVRALMKHHKVVIVDSRGHGRSSRDTRAFGYDLMADDVVALMDKLHLQKADVVGWSDGAIIGLDLAIRHPDRVGKVVAFAANTKTDGVIEGVEKNPTFAAFIKRAGDEYRRLSPTPNEYDAFVEQISHMWASQPNWTDAQLKSIRSPVLVLDGDHDEAIKRAHTEYIAATIPGAGLEILPNTSHFAFLQDPAAFNFAVLHFLGDE from the coding sequence ATGTCCGCAAAACCGCAATCGCGCGTGTTGCGCCTTTTTCTGTTCGCGTGCGCTGCGTTAGCGATGCAGCATGCGCAGGGCCAGGCCGCCCAACCGCAAGGCGAGCCGCAACCTCGCTGGCAGACCTTGCCGCCGACGCCGGCGCCCGTGGCGGGCGAGCAGACGGGCAGGGCGGAGATCAACGGCATCCGCCTTTACTACGCAACGATCGGCCGCGGTGCACCGGTCATTCTGCTGCACGGCGGCCTGTCGAATTCCGACTACCTCGGCAATCAGGTGCGGGCGTTGATGAAGCACCACAAGGTGGTGATCGTCGATAGCCGCGGCCATGGGCGCAGCTCGCGCGATACGCGTGCGTTCGGCTACGACCTGATGGCTGACGATGTGGTCGCGCTGATGGACAAGCTGCATCTGCAGAAGGCCGATGTGGTCGGCTGGAGCGACGGCGCGATCATCGGGCTCGATCTGGCGATTCGGCATCCTGACCGCGTCGGCAAGGTGGTCGCGTTCGCCGCGAATACGAAAACCGACGGTGTGATCGAAGGCGTAGAGAAGAACCCGACCTTCGCCGCCTTTATCAAGCGCGCCGGCGACGAATACCGGCGTCTATCGCCAACGCCGAACGAATATGACGCGTTCGTCGAGCAGATCAGCCATATGTGGGCGTCGCAGCCGAACTGGACCGACGCTCAGCTGAAGTCGATCCGATCGCCGGTGCTCGTGCTCGACGGCGACCACGACGAAGCGATCAAACGCGCACACACCGAATATATCGCCGCGACGATTCCGGGCGCAGGGTTAGAGATTTTGCCCAATACGAGCCACTTCGCGTTCCTGCAGGATCCGGCGGCGTTCAACTTCGCGGTCCTGCATTTCCTCGGCGACGAGTAG
- the glgA gene encoding glycogen synthase GlgA encodes MTIRALHVASELYPLLKTGGLADVTGALPPALIELGADVRVLLPGFPSVLAGLADLKPVARLERTFGAPEATLEQGTLAANGVIVYVVRADAFYERPGNPYLDAQHVPYGDNAQRFALLSWCAAQLAQHLDPAWAPQIVHAHDWHAGLAPAYLKAAERERSRPLAKSVFTVHNLAYQGVFPAQQFGMLGLPSDFFGINGIEFYGQMSFLKAGLYFSDRLTTVSPTYAREIQTIAQGGGLDGLLRQRTHDLSGILNGVDYTVWKPSTDALLPARYTDTRLSGKRACKTSLQARFGLPQKSDVLLFGVVSRLTEQKGLDLLLAALPEIIRRGGQLVVFGTGDPALETGLQRVAQTHPESVAVELGFDEALAHAIIAGSDVVAVPSRFEPCGLTQLYALAYGSLPLVHRVGGLADTVIDASLENLADEAATGFVFDRFEPEALAAAIRRAFALYARRSEWKATQQRAMREDFGWSTSAERYLALYRELV; translated from the coding sequence ATGACGATTCGCGCGCTGCACGTCGCTAGCGAGCTGTACCCTCTTCTGAAGACAGGCGGCCTCGCCGACGTCACCGGCGCGCTACCGCCGGCGCTGATCGAGCTCGGGGCCGACGTGCGCGTATTGCTGCCGGGCTTTCCGTCCGTGCTGGCAGGCCTCGCGGACCTCAAGCCCGTCGCGCGTCTCGAGCGGACCTTCGGCGCGCCCGAGGCGACGCTCGAACAGGGCACGCTCGCGGCGAACGGGGTGATCGTCTATGTGGTGCGCGCCGACGCATTCTACGAGCGGCCCGGTAACCCGTATCTCGATGCGCAGCATGTGCCGTACGGCGACAACGCGCAGCGTTTCGCGCTGCTCAGCTGGTGCGCCGCGCAGCTGGCGCAGCATCTCGATCCGGCGTGGGCACCGCAAATCGTGCACGCACACGACTGGCATGCGGGCCTCGCGCCCGCCTACCTGAAAGCCGCTGAACGCGAGCGGAGCCGGCCGCTCGCGAAAAGCGTGTTCACGGTGCACAACCTCGCGTATCAGGGTGTCTTCCCGGCGCAGCAGTTCGGCATGCTCGGGCTGCCGTCCGACTTCTTCGGCATCAACGGCATCGAGTTCTACGGCCAGATGTCGTTCCTGAAGGCGGGCCTTTATTTCTCGGACCGCCTGACTACCGTGAGCCCGACCTACGCGCGCGAAATCCAGACCATCGCGCAAGGCGGCGGTCTCGACGGCCTGCTGCGCCAACGCACCCACGACCTGTCGGGCATTCTCAACGGCGTCGACTATACGGTCTGGAAGCCGTCGACCGACGCGCTGCTGCCCGCGCGCTATACCGATACGCGCCTCTCCGGCAAACGCGCCTGCAAGACGTCGCTGCAGGCGCGCTTCGGCCTGCCGCAGAAAAGCGACGTGCTGCTGTTCGGCGTGGTGAGCCGGCTCACCGAGCAGAAAGGCCTCGACCTGCTGCTCGCCGCGCTGCCCGAGATCATCCGGCGCGGCGGACAGCTCGTCGTGTTCGGCACCGGCGACCCCGCGCTCGAAACCGGCCTGCAACGCGTCGCGCAGACGCATCCGGAGTCGGTCGCGGTCGAACTGGGCTTCGACGAAGCCCTCGCGCACGCGATCATCGCCGGCAGCGACGTGGTCGCGGTGCCGTCGCGCTTCGAGCCGTGCGGGCTTACGCAGCTCTACGCGCTCGCCTACGGATCGCTGCCGCTCGTACACCGGGTCGGCGGCCTTGCCGATACGGTCATCGACGCGTCGCTCGAAAATCTCGCCGACGAAGCCGCAACGGGGTTCGTCTTCGACCGCTTCGAGCCCGAGGCGCTCGCCGCCGCGATTCGCCGTGCCTTTGCACTGTACGCGCGGCGCAGCGAATGGAAGGCGACCCAGCAGCGCGCGATGCGCGAGGATTTCGGCTGGAGCACGTCGGCCGAGCGCTACCTCGCGCTGTATCGCGAACTGGTCTGA
- the glgC gene encoding glucose-1-phosphate adenylyltransferase gives MDTPASLNDLQHTTLAIVLAGGRGTRLGPLTNKRVKPAVHFGGKYRIIDFALSNCLNSGIRRIAVVTQYKAHSLLRHVQRGWGFLRGEFNEFIDLWPAQQRVEGAHWYRGTADAVFQNLDIIRSIGPKYIIVLAGDHIYKMDYTRMVMDHVESGADCTVGCIEVPRMEAVAFGVMAVDEQRRVTGFVEKPADPPAMPGRPDIALASMGIYVFNAQYLYDQLEDNITSVATDHDFGKDIIPRVVTSGKAIAHPFSMSCVSSDPTVESYWRDVGTIDAYWAANLDLASTIPTLDLYDRNWPIWTHLEQLPPAKFVRDLNGLQGSATNLIVCAGCVISGSQISRSVLSTNVVVNSFCNINEAVLLPQVTIGASCRLRKVVIDRGCQIPDGTVIGEDPARDAERFYRTESGVVLVTAEALRRDAQR, from the coding sequence ATGGATACTCCGGCAAGCCTGAACGATCTGCAACACACTACGCTCGCCATCGTGCTCGCGGGCGGCCGCGGCACCCGGCTCGGGCCGCTCACCAACAAGCGCGTCAAGCCGGCCGTCCACTTCGGCGGCAAATACCGCATCATCGATTTTGCGCTGTCCAACTGCCTCAATTCGGGCATCCGCCGCATCGCCGTGGTCACGCAATACAAGGCGCATTCGCTGCTGCGCCACGTGCAGCGCGGCTGGGGTTTCCTGCGCGGCGAGTTCAACGAGTTCATCGACCTGTGGCCCGCGCAGCAGCGCGTCGAAGGCGCGCACTGGTATCGCGGCACGGCCGACGCGGTATTCCAGAACCTCGACATCATCCGTTCGATCGGACCGAAGTACATCATCGTGCTGGCCGGCGACCATATCTACAAGATGGACTACACGCGCATGGTGATGGACCATGTGGAAAGCGGCGCGGACTGCACGGTCGGCTGCATCGAGGTGCCGCGCATGGAGGCGGTCGCGTTCGGCGTGATGGCTGTCGACGAACAGCGCCGCGTGACGGGCTTCGTCGAGAAGCCGGCCGATCCGCCTGCGATGCCGGGGCGCCCCGATATCGCGCTCGCGAGCATGGGCATCTACGTGTTCAACGCGCAGTACCTGTACGACCAGCTCGAGGATAACATCACGAGCGTGGCGACCGACCACGACTTCGGCAAGGACATCATTCCGCGCGTCGTCACGTCGGGCAAGGCGATCGCGCATCCGTTCAGCATGTCCTGCGTGTCGTCGGACCCGACCGTCGAATCGTACTGGCGCGACGTCGGCACGATCGACGCATACTGGGCCGCCAACCTCGACCTCGCCTCGACCATCCCGACGCTCGACCTGTACGACCGCAACTGGCCGATCTGGACGCATCTCGAGCAGTTGCCGCCCGCCAAGTTCGTGCGCGACCTGAACGGGCTGCAAGGCTCGGCGACCAATCTGATCGTCTGCGCGGGCTGTGTGATCTCGGGCTCGCAGATTTCCCGCTCGGTTCTGTCGACGAATGTCGTCGTGAACTCATTCTGTAACATCAATGAGGCAGTCTTGTTGCCGCAGGTGACGATCGGCGCGAGCTGCCGGCTGCGCAAGGTCGTCATCGACCGCGGCTGCCAGATTCCGGACGGCACGGTGATCGGCGAAGACCCGGCGCGCGATGCCGAACGCTTTTATCGCACCGAGAGCGGCGTCGTGCTCGTGACGGCGGAGGCGTTAAGACGCGACGCCCAACGCTAG
- a CDS encoding phosphodiester glycosidase family protein: MARAYPLASFRLKAVVAAALVGLASLGAQAQTAATASQIPNPSTEITQSGYSPIYLGVDAETATVPSNPATAGGAPTISRAYITRIDLFAPGISLETSPHSGPLNTTAETISQFAAQTRTRIAINGNFFAPCCNAAPEPKTVIGLLVSNGNVVSPLTTDPTQSEAVLAVTRQNRAYIAEAPEISPAQLKLIQYAVAGSAILVKNGQDVSAQSPNEGDPLNPNPRTLVGLSHNGRYLYFAVIDGRLPGYSTGTTNEQSAQLMLAAGATDAINLDGGGSTEMVRADVLGQPFIVNTPSGGAERFDAVGFGVHALPLPQLPF; the protein is encoded by the coding sequence ATGGCACGTGCCTACCCCCTCGCATCGTTCCGTCTGAAAGCCGTTGTTGCAGCAGCACTCGTCGGCCTCGCCTCGCTCGGCGCGCAAGCGCAGACCGCGGCAACCGCCTCCCAGATCCCCAACCCGAGCACCGAGATCACGCAGAGCGGCTACTCGCCGATCTACCTTGGCGTCGATGCGGAAACAGCAACCGTGCCGTCGAATCCCGCGACGGCCGGCGGCGCGCCGACTATCAGCCGCGCGTATATCACGCGTATCGACCTGTTCGCGCCCGGCATCTCGCTCGAAACGTCGCCGCACAGCGGCCCGCTCAATACGACGGCCGAAACGATTTCGCAGTTCGCCGCGCAGACGCGCACGCGCATCGCGATCAACGGCAATTTCTTCGCGCCGTGCTGCAACGCGGCGCCGGAACCGAAGACCGTGATCGGCCTGCTCGTCTCGAACGGCAATGTGGTGAGCCCGCTCACGACCGATCCGACGCAAAGCGAAGCGGTGCTCGCCGTCACGCGGCAGAATCGCGCCTATATCGCGGAAGCGCCGGAGATCTCGCCGGCCCAACTGAAGCTGATCCAGTACGCGGTGGCCGGTTCGGCGATCCTCGTGAAGAACGGCCAGGACGTTAGCGCGCAAAGCCCGAACGAAGGCGATCCGTTGAATCCGAATCCGCGCACGCTGGTGGGCCTGTCGCATAACGGGCGATATCTGTATTTCGCGGTGATCGACGGCCGCCTGCCCGGCTACTCGACCGGCACGACGAACGAGCAATCGGCACAGCTGATGCTCGCGGCCGGCGCCACCGACGCGATCAATCTCGACGGCGGCGGCTCGACCGAAATGGTGCGCGCCGACGTGCTTGGACAGCCGTTTATCGTGAATACGCCGAGCGGCGGCGCCGAGCGCTTCGATGCGGTCGGCTTCGGCGTGCACGCCCTGCCGTTGCCGCAACTGCCGTTCTAA
- the pdxY gene encoding pyridoxal kinase PdxY, whose translation MRNVLSIQSHVVFGHAGNSAAEFPMRRLGVNVWPLNTVQFSNHTQYGHWAGSAIDAKQMQELVEGIGAIGMLPRCDAVLSGYLGTPEQAQAVIEIVRAVKAVNPHARYFCDPVMGTATGCRVEPGIQEFLVKSMPEVSDAIMPNHSELQRLVGRMIETTEEAVTACRELMQRGPKLVLVKHLLDRNSPADRFNMLVVTERESWVGQRPLYPFARQPVGVGDLTSAVFVARTLLGDPLRVAFEHTLAAVNGVMRATWDAGRYELELIAAQNDIAHPREWFDAWVVEST comes from the coding sequence ATGAGAAACGTTCTGAGCATCCAGTCGCACGTCGTCTTCGGGCACGCGGGCAATAGCGCCGCGGAATTCCCGATGCGGCGTCTGGGCGTCAACGTGTGGCCGCTCAATACCGTCCAGTTCTCGAATCACACGCAGTACGGCCACTGGGCCGGCAGCGCGATCGACGCGAAGCAGATGCAGGAGCTCGTGGAAGGGATCGGCGCGATCGGCATGCTGCCGCGCTGCGACGCCGTGCTGTCCGGCTATCTCGGCACGCCCGAGCAGGCGCAGGCGGTAATCGAAATCGTTCGCGCGGTGAAGGCGGTCAACCCGCATGCGCGCTACTTCTGCGACCCGGTGATGGGCACGGCGACCGGCTGCCGCGTCGAACCGGGTATTCAGGAGTTTCTCGTCAAGTCGATGCCGGAAGTGTCGGACGCGATCATGCCGAACCACAGCGAGCTGCAGCGCCTCGTCGGCCGCATGATCGAGACCACCGAGGAAGCCGTGACCGCATGCCGCGAACTGATGCAGCGCGGGCCGAAGCTCGTGCTCGTCAAGCATCTGCTCGATCGCAACAGCCCGGCGGACCGCTTCAATATGCTCGTCGTGACCGAGCGCGAGAGCTGGGTCGGGCAGCGCCCGCTCTATCCGTTTGCGCGCCAGCCGGTCGGCGTCGGCGACCTGACGAGCGCGGTATTCGTCGCGCGCACGCTGCTGGGCGACCCGCTGCGCGTCGCGTTCGAACATACGCTTGCGGCCGTCAACGGCGTCATGCGCGCGACCTGGGACGCGGGCCGCTACGAGCTCGAACTCATCGCCGCGCAGAACGATATCGCGCATCCGCGCGAGTGGTTCGACGCATGGGTCGTCGAATCGACGTGA
- a CDS encoding DUF3857 domain-containing transglutaminase family protein yields MGWRTQALRKLTHAPLRHACLLSLVFTVLFTSRAWADDALTTVPGDTPPSTIERDVHLFIVQKDGSVEEHDDTVLRANTTSGVDDIAQRYVWFNKDIEQVQLLAAETIDRDGTTRPVGPDGIRDVQEPRSAGAPTFQNGVLRTVIFPGVEPGSRVHLAFRKTRTVPLQTGTFAYFVEPTRGPIEMQKLIFDLPADVPLYADARGYIAEPPVTENGRTRYTFDYRHGPYAPIESGAVGYATWGDRLMVSTTPDFAAFAARYRNAAADASTNDPTIVRLAQQLTAQTDDPREKARILYDWMRFNIRYVALFLGETAAVPHRAVDVLRNRYGDCKDHVALFGALLAAVGIPSQPVLLNLGPVYTLPDVPGYGASAINHVITWIPSLAVFADTTAGGTGFGYLPASVMDRPVLLVDDGILVRTPAVQQRARDARVQIDVDRSGAGRFSYRVEDVGAPAETERNMFRRSTRQRWQQIAAERLRQTGLTGVVRMRPGELNATTGPFATSMQGTLEHVTWPDGTTALPALTSLSGGIATQVQAWLAEPQRTQPWVCIGGDFDETSQITLPDTVRVTDLPQDAQVHDRFFDFTSHYVFDPDTRIVQITRHLSARFGHQMCSADEFAAARASLVRIERDALSQIVVRAGKEAQPLAAQPAPKAAP; encoded by the coding sequence ATGGGCTGGCGCACGCAGGCGCTCCGCAAACTCACCCACGCGCCCTTGCGGCACGCGTGCCTGCTTTCGCTCGTCTTCACGGTGCTCTTCACATCACGCGCATGGGCCGACGACGCCTTGACGACCGTACCCGGCGACACCCCTCCTTCGACCATCGAGCGCGACGTCCATCTATTCATCGTGCAGAAGGACGGCTCCGTCGAGGAACACGACGACACGGTGTTGCGCGCGAACACGACAAGCGGTGTCGACGACATCGCGCAGCGCTATGTCTGGTTCAACAAGGACATCGAACAGGTGCAACTGCTTGCAGCGGAAACGATCGATCGGGACGGTACCACGCGTCCGGTCGGCCCCGACGGCATTCGCGACGTACAGGAGCCGCGCTCGGCCGGCGCGCCGACGTTCCAGAACGGCGTATTGCGGACGGTGATTTTTCCCGGCGTCGAACCGGGCTCGCGTGTGCATCTCGCGTTTCGCAAGACGCGTACCGTGCCGCTGCAGACCGGCACGTTCGCGTATTTCGTCGAACCGACGCGCGGCCCGATCGAGATGCAGAAGCTGATTTTCGACCTGCCCGCCGACGTGCCGCTTTATGCCGATGCGCGCGGCTATATCGCCGAGCCGCCCGTCACCGAAAACGGCCGCACGCGTTACACGTTCGATTACCGGCATGGCCCGTATGCGCCGATCGAATCCGGCGCGGTCGGCTACGCGACGTGGGGCGACCGTCTGATGGTGTCGACGACACCCGATTTCGCCGCATTCGCCGCACGTTATCGCAACGCGGCCGCCGACGCGTCGACGAACGACCCGACCATCGTACGGCTCGCGCAACAGCTGACCGCGCAGACCGACGACCCGCGCGAGAAAGCGCGGATTCTCTACGACTGGATGCGCTTCAATATCCGCTACGTCGCGCTCTTTCTCGGCGAAACCGCCGCGGTGCCGCATCGGGCCGTCGACGTGCTGCGCAATCGCTATGGCGATTGCAAGGACCATGTCGCGCTATTCGGCGCGCTGCTGGCCGCGGTCGGCATTCCAAGCCAGCCGGTGCTGCTGAACCTTGGGCCGGTCTATACGCTGCCCGATGTGCCCGGTTATGGCGCGAGCGCGATCAATCATGTGATCACCTGGATTCCGTCGCTCGCGGTGTTTGCCGATACGACCGCGGGCGGCACCGGCTTCGGCTATCTGCCGGCCAGCGTGATGGACCGTCCGGTACTGCTTGTCGACGACGGCATCCTCGTGCGCACGCCGGCCGTGCAACAGCGTGCGCGAGACGCGCGGGTGCAGATCGACGTCGATCGCAGCGGCGCAGGCCGTTTTAGCTATCGCGTCGAAGATGTCGGCGCGCCGGCCGAAACGGAACGCAATATGTTTCGCCGTTCGACGCGGCAGCGCTGGCAACAGATCGCCGCCGAACGGCTGCGGCAAACGGGCTTGACCGGCGTCGTGCGGATGCGGCCCGGCGAATTGAACGCGACCACCGGGCCGTTCGCTACGTCGATGCAAGGCACGCTCGAGCACGTGACGTGGCCCGACGGCACCACGGCGCTACCCGCGTTGACGAGCCTGTCGGGCGGCATCGCGACGCAGGTGCAGGCGTGGCTTGCCGAACCGCAGCGCACGCAACCGTGGGTCTGCATCGGTGGTGACTTCGACGAGACGTCGCAAATCACGCTGCCCGACACGGTACGCGTGACCGATTTACCGCAGGACGCGCAGGTACACGACCGCTTCTTCGATTTCACGTCGCACTACGTGTTCGATCCCGATACGCGAATCGTGCAGATTACGCGGCACTTAAGCGCGCGCTTCGGGCATCAGATGTGTAGCGCGGACGAGTTCGCCGCGGCGCGCGCATCGCTTGTCAGAATCGAACGCGATGCGCTTTCGCAGATCGTCGTGCGCGCCGGAAAAGAAGCGCAGCCGCTGGCTGCGCAACCTGCCCCAAAGGCAGCACCGTAA